TTAAGGGCAAGGTGAAGATCATGAATCACAAAGTACAAGTGCATTGACAAAACTAATGGTTGGCATCGATTGGGGTGATAAGTGAATTAAGAACCATGTGTTTCAGAATACCAAGAATACCTTATCTAAAATCTTTGCTCCCAGACAAGATATAGAAAGAATAAACTACCGTGTCATGTTCACAAACTTTGCTACCCCTGTTGATTTGTGCTAAATGCATATGTGGATGAGGAGCCATGTCAAGTGCTCATGACACCAAATCCTCTTCATTTTATGAAGGTCGAATCATCGATAATGAATTACCCCCCCATTTCTTTAGAAGCTATAAAGTaagtttttttgaaattattttgattggtCATGTTCATTTATGATATTTTACCAAGTTGTTCAGCCTACCAGCCAAGCCCAAAACTACTCATTATGCGACTTATCTGAAGAAATTGAAAAGTGAGAAAGATTGCTGAATTGAATTTCTTGCATGCATGATTTGCGCCATCACGAGATGATGATATCCAAAACTAGTTCAAAATTTTGATGTCACATATTCAGATTTGGATCTATTATATTACCGACTAATAAATTACTTTCTAGCAATTCTCAAAAAGTGTAGGTATGAAATGTCagcatgaatcatccaaggatcGCCTTTTGAtcctagatttagatttaaacttACATCCTAATTTTAATAACCAAACATGGTCACCGTTCTGTCAcatctttgattttagatttggATTCTATGATCCCTTTAAATTTTGTATCTAGGCATTGACTTTACGATAACTGATGAGTGTGGATCCAAACTTAAACTCTcgatcctaaatcctaaatatcCATTGAAAGTCATTGTCATGACAAATGCCTGCGTTCTCTTCTATTGAAAGAGAGTGAGAGTGGTCATTTATGTGGATACCCATTCCACACCATTTGTGCTGGCGCCACCTTTCTAATGACAAAGCCTATACAAGAAATCGGCTAGCTTGACTTCTTCAAGGCCAAATGAGCTGAGAATGTGGTGCTCATCCAATAATCCATGTATGGATGCCCTGAAACCTTCGCCAACATATAGAATTGGTGGTCCCTAAGTGGAAAGAGATAGAAGACTTTCTGAGGCGTAGGTGTAGGTGTCCTTTTTACTTATAACTATCAAACACCGCCAAACATGTACCAGCCTTCACTAGTATTGTCTCATCTGGGTGCATTGTCAAAATTAGGGGAGGCTACGTCACGAGATCCTGCATGTTGAGTGAAGTTGAGGGATTCCATGATGTATCATTCCATGCGGTTCATTCGTGCATTAACTAATATTATGGTCTGAATTGAGGACATCCTATGGCTTTTATTGCGGCCGATGATTCAAGATCCAGATCCTGAATTAAGGACTTCTGGTCAAAATAATATTGATTGAAACATTTTATGGTGCTTGTCCCGGGTGGCTTAATTCAACCCATCTGCAAACAACTCGGCCCTCTTTAAGTAATGTGTCAAGCAAATTTTTATCCTAATGCAAGCCTAAGCCTACACGAGGCTCAAAAATAACTGCTTTCACTTCGAGGTATAATTTTCTATTTTGCTCTTTCATTTATTTATTGCTCTCTTTTTGGGATGGGGGATTGTACATGTAGAGAGGCAAGTCTTAGAACTTAAAATCCAAGAAAAGAACAAACGCAACAATCTGGAATTGGAATAGAAGAGACAAAAGCATCTGTGGGATGAGAGAGCTTGCTATAAAATTTGAATCCGCTCTTAAACTATGGTTTGTTAATCAATCTGCCGATTGATTGCATTCTATGGGTGACCTAGAAAGGAAAAGGGCAGGTTTGATCTGCCAAATATCTTTTGATTCTAGATTGTGCTTGGGGCAATTAGTAGATGATATATCAATCAATTTAGAAGGTTTTGGTTGGAGGAGTTGGGGTTTAAAATTAGAATAAGAATGGATGACTACTATTTGAGTCATTTAGTTGGAAGGAGTTCTATTTTGATTTCGATCATAAGATGGAATTGGAATGATCCAATCTATCTAACATTCTATCCTTATTCTCCCtaagaatttaaatttttattccgaTTCTTGCCACAAACCAAACACTTCAGAGGATTTCgttattttgatttcgatttcaatccattctgatttcgatttctaTTGTAAACCAAACACTCTCTTAATGAATGTCTTAGAGTCTCCTCCAATCTATACATGAGAGGCCGATAGGGCAACCCTAGGCTATAAAGGCAATCCAGGTGTAGGAATAGAACGATGAGAAATAGATGGAGTACCAGCAAATACAAGTTTATCGTCATGGTCTCGAATCAAGAACCCAGCAGCAGCAAACTTTAATTGAAATCTGATAAGCCAATGCTGAACTTAGAAACCGTGGCATGAGCCACGGCCTTCCCCATTTTAGTATGCTTGGCTTCATGTGAATTGGATTCCAAGCCAATATTTCCGGAGGAAATTGCACGTGGCTCATGCTACGTATGGGCAAATGCCAGCCTGCAAGTATGCATTGGTCTAACACCCACATTTCAAATATTACACAATATAATTATAAACAACAAATGATAACAGAGGTAGGATTGATCCACAATGGGTTGGAATAACGTTATTTAAGTAAGGACCTGACCAGTTGGACCCAACGAGCCTATGTTTTGCATACTTAGACCGCATCCCAGCTAAACTAAAAGAGGAATCCATTTGATGCCAAAAGCCCAGAACTAACCCCCTGAGGCTTGTCTGGCCCATTAATACAAGAATCCACTTGATTGATGCTGGTACGGCTAGAAGAAATAATGTTGGCTCCGTTGGCTTGGCTGAAGAAGTTCGTTGCCGTAAAATTGGCAGCTTTCGGCCATCCCAGGAGACGACGAGTTAGAAGTCCATAGTTGGGGTTGCAAACTAGTTGGCTTGAATCCATTGATTAATGAGGGGACAGTTTGGGCTTGGAGTTGTTTCAGCACAAGATGTCACGAATCAATCACTTGGGTCTGCATTTAGGTCGGTCAGGTTGGATCTCATTCTTGGGTATCGTCCATTGGCTAGCATTTCACCATATCTTGTTTTTTTCCCCTTCATCCTTGGTATGGGATTTGATTGGGCGTTTTAAAGTATCTGGTCCCAACCTGATCCTCACCTGATGGCAGTAAAGTCCAGATCTGAACCCAatcctttattattattattattattattattattattattaatggaAGATCTGAACCCCATCAAAACTGTTGCTGACTGAGTCAAGCCTGATCCATAAAATagagtctatatatatatatatatatatatatatatatatatatatatatatatatatatatgagtcaGTTCCATCAAAATCCGACCTTGTCCCAATTGCCACCCTGTGAGATGAATCTGAGTAACAACAAAAGTTTTTGCAATCTGGACCGGCGTTCACCCTTTCAGCAATAAAATTTTGGCAGGTGCCATTTGGGAACCAGACGCGGTAACGCTGGGAACAGCCGAAACTTTTATCTGCGGATCGATCTTTCCTCTATTAGTGGGTTGGTTGAGTCTCTAAATTGTAGGTTTTAGTTATCAATTAATTAAGTTTTCCAGATCTTAATTGctattttttacaatattttaattaaagataaattttaatgttagatattaaaattatattttacaatATTAGTTGATCCGTCATTTCCTGattctttcttttaaaaaaaaaaaaaaaaactttccatGTCTTTGTGATAAATTGAGATATCTATTCATCTTAATATCAACAGGTACCATCTCATATCATAGTTGTCCCAAACGGAAAAAGTTGCATAAACATAAGCGTGTAATATGGGTTACAATGtttgaaaataaaaaagcaaACATCTAAATATAAGTGGAAACGTATGAAAACCTCTAGAAAAATCGTCAAGAAGCTATTACAAGGATTACCGCGAGCTTCTCTATCATCCGTTTGCGTGTACTGCAAACTCCCTTCTTATCTACCCCTTGTAGGAAGAACGGATACCGTGCAGTCTAGTCCAAGTTGTAGATACTAGACGGGATTTGATTTCCAAACAATTCTATTGTGAGGACATGTTCTCCCTGTTTCAATCTGGCCTCCAATCCAACATTTATCCCGTTCTATTTTTAGGGACATCATTTCAGGAGCCCATACGTTGATGCGCTGCGTCCTCAGACTCCAATCGTTGAGGAAAACAGGCTCGTGGCAGTTATAACTTACACTCCAACAACCCGACAGCCAAAAGAATCAAAAGACCGTAACACGGAATCAAATCAAAGACGGAGGAGCAAAAGCTTTGAACGAACCTCCTTTTTAATGCAAATGAATCACCTGTATccattatagaaaaaaataaaaaagaaaaggggaagaaagaaggaaagaaaggaagggagaaaccCCACCACCAGACACTTTAGACTGGTTGGTTCCCTTCATCCCCAGTCATGGAGGCAAGCCTTTCTTGCAGGCCTCTTCTCGCTTCTGTCCTTcagcaataaataaataaatgaataaataaataagttaaaTTGTTGATCACTATTccaccccttttttttcttttcccctctTTATTACTTCCTGTTATTCTTATTCTCTATTCTATTCTTCGGATTCTTCTCATTCTTATTCCAGTCTCTTCTATGGTATTTGTTCTTCTTCTCAAATAAATGAATTCGGTTACGATCGTCCCTCTCTCTTCTTGCAAGCGGGatgcctcttcttctttctttgtgTTCTTTTTGGTAGGTTCTCTTGTCGTAAATTCCGAATGAGACGTGCGTCTAGGGCTGAAATTTGATCCGGACGCCGGCCGAAACGACGAAAGATGGCGACTTGCGAGATGGGGATTGGCAAGGTCGGCGAATGACGGCAGATTTCGATGTGGGCTCTCGTTTGCCTGGTGAAAAATAGGTTTCTTTCCCCTCATTTGAAAAATagggattctttttttttttttctgatctttTTCGGGTTAGGTTGTCGACTATCGTCCTGGGTTCCACTGACATTGGTGTGGTAATTTTGATAGTCTTCTCCCATCTATTCTTCTTATATTATTTGGGTTTTGAGGTGAAGAAGGGTGTTTTTGTGACCAAAACAAAAGGAGAGATTTTCCTCCAAATTTCTTGGATTTTGGTCTTGTTTTGGAGGTTAATGGGAGTTTTGAGCATCATGGGCAATTCCTTTGGGTGCTCGGCATCCGGGGAGCGGCTGGTATCGGCAGCAAGGCGACCTCCAAGAAGCCAAGGCTTGTTGGAATACAATCCCCGGCTTGCCAGGTACTCCACCTTTGGTGTCCGGAATTCGCCGCTCCATTACTCTGCAGCACGAGGCCACCATGAGGTAATGAGTTCATCGGTTAGTGTTCGGTTTGATATTTGATCCCGATGTCTTAGTCACTTCATGGTTTATGGTTGTTATTCGAGATTTATTTATGGTTTGTGCATTCAGATTGTCTCTCTGTTGCTCGAATCTGGCGTTGATATTAATCTCCAGAACGTCCGAGGACAGGTGAAATTGAATAACCAGTCCCTGTTTATCTTTAATTATGGTTTTATTACTTAATTGAGGATGCGTTATGTTGTTAGTCTTTTGATGCAATGTTCTGTCGATCCTTAAGAATTATTGAATTCTCTATTTCTTACACTTTAATTAATTGTTTTGTGAAGTTTTAGGAGAAAATTTGTTTTCACAAGATTTACATATTCTAAAATTAAGCACTTCTATCATTGTTCCGAGACTGCATTAATGCTAGCTTGTCAATATGGTCACTGGGAGGTTGTTCAGACTCTAATGCTTTTAATGCCAATGTGAGTTGTTTCGTCCCCCTCTTAATTGGCTTGTGATCTTGTATGTGGTATTGTTTTTTGCTGTAATTCTCAGACAATATGTGGAATTGGGCTATAGATTCATAGAACGGATTATCTCAATGGTGGAACGGCTCTCCACTTTGCAGCTCTAAATGGTCACACTTGATGCATTCGTCTTCTTCTTGCTGATTACGTGCCAAGCATATCTGACTTTGGAATATGATGAGGATGAAACCAACCCAAAAAGTTTCCGTTGCTGATTTTGATGTGGGGTACATTGCATTCTTTTTAGTCCTTATTGATGTTTTCTATTTATTTGAACGACAATTACAtaaaaacttcttcttcttcttctatttttccaGCTTTATGTCAGATAGTTAACAGAAAGGCAGATGAGGCATCACAGCTCTTCATATGGCTGCACTAAATGGGCACACGGAAGCGTGCAGTTACTGTTAGACTTGGGAGCTTTTGTTTCTGAGGTCACAGTGGAGATGGGATGACAATTGAATTAATAGGTTTTCTCTTCTCATATTTCTCATTCTATTCTTGTTTGCTTTTGTCCACGAACATATGTTCATGATATATTAGTTTCAGCATCTTGATAGTTGTTTTCATAGTGACATTCAGTTCTTATAGGAAAGTTGTCCTGTTTCCATTAGCATGCAGGAAGCATGCCCCTTCATATGCTGCTTGTGGTGGAAATGCAGCTTGTTGTCAAGTATGTTAGTTTGATTTCCTTCTGTTTGCTGCCTCTGGAAAGCTACAATAGTTATTCAGTCCTGTGATTTGCAGGTTCTTATTGCCAGAGGTGCCAGCTTAACTGCTGAAAATGCTAACAGGTATGTCTCTGACATATTAATCTAGTCATTGGCATATGGCATGTTCCAATCCATATATAATTACTGCTCAAAGAACACTGTGTAAATTGAATTAGTTTGGTTTAGTTCAGCATTACTTGCTTAGAAGTCTCAAAAAAGACCTTTAGTGATGTAGAAAAGCATTCATAATGAGGTTTCTCTTTTTTAAATAATGTGATTATATGAAGTTATAAAAAATCGTTCAAATTATTCAATTTACATGTGGAGTCACT
The DNA window shown above is from Elaeis guineensis isolate ETL-2024a chromosome 8, EG11, whole genome shotgun sequence and carries:
- the LOC140859643 gene encoding probable E3 ubiquitin-protein ligase XBOS32 isoform X4 encodes the protein MGVLSIMGNSFGCSASGERLVSAARRPPRSQGLLEYNPRLARYSTFGVRNSPLHYSAARGHHEIVSLLLESGVDINLQNVRGQF
- the LOC140859643 gene encoding probable E3 ubiquitin-protein ligase XBOS32 isoform X2 — its product is MGVLSIMGNSFGCSASGERLVSAARRPPRSQGLLEYNPRLARYSTFGVRNSPLHYSAARGHHEIVSLLLESGVDINLQNVRGQTICGIGL
- the LOC140859643 gene encoding probable E3 ubiquitin-protein ligase XBOS32 isoform X3, with product MGVLSIMGNSFGCSASGERLVSAARRPPRSQGLLEYNPRLARYSTFGVRNSPLHYSAARGHHEIVSLLLESGVDINLQNVRGQL
- the LOC140859643 gene encoding probable E3 ubiquitin-protein ligase XBOS32 isoform X1, encoding MGVLSIMGNSFGCSASGERLVSAARRPPRSQGLLEYNPRLARYSTFGVRNSPLHYSAARGHHEIVSLLLESGVDINLQNVRGQIHRTDYLNGGTALHFAALNGHT